In Stenotrophomonas sp. ESTM1D_MKCIP4_1, a single genomic region encodes these proteins:
- a CDS encoding C39 family peptidase, whose product MAAHRCWIRLLSCLLLLGSAHAWAGDVAFTGVLPNGALMQQKVESMQERRYRNLVRQHTDYSCGAAALATILRYAYHLDTNEATVIEGMMGVSDPQLVKERGFSLLDIKRYVESLGMRGRGYRIDESRLRTLRVPGLVLMDVRGFRHFVVLKQVRGGIVEVADPILGNRSLSLAEFNEAWPSRAVFVVIGSDFDRNTVLLQPSERPSARALYARQGPITDAELVDFGFSHADLF is encoded by the coding sequence ATGGCCGCACACCGCTGCTGGATCCGCCTGCTGTCCTGCCTGCTGTTGCTGGGCAGCGCCCACGCATGGGCAGGTGACGTCGCGTTCACCGGGGTATTGCCCAATGGCGCGCTGATGCAGCAGAAGGTGGAAAGCATGCAGGAGCGGCGCTACCGCAACCTGGTGCGGCAACACACCGATTACAGCTGTGGCGCGGCCGCACTGGCCACCATCCTGCGTTACGCCTACCACCTGGACACCAACGAAGCGACGGTGATCGAAGGAATGATGGGCGTATCCGATCCGCAGCTGGTGAAGGAGCGCGGTTTTTCGTTGCTGGACATCAAGCGCTATGTCGAATCACTCGGCATGCGCGGGCGTGGCTACCGCATCGACGAAAGCCGGCTGCGCACGCTGCGGGTGCCTGGCCTGGTGCTGATGGACGTGCGCGGGTTCCGCCATTTCGTGGTGCTCAAGCAGGTTCGTGGCGGCATCGTCGAGGTGGCTGATCCCATCCTCGGCAACCGCAGCCTGTCATTGGCCGAGTTCAACGAAGCGTGGCCGTCGCGCGCTGTTTTCGTCGTCATCGGCAGCGACTTCGATCGCAATACCGTACTTCTGCAACCCAGCGAACGGCCCAGTGCGCGTGCGTTGTACGCGCGGCAGGGCCCGATCACCGATGCCGAACTGGTCGATTTCGGCTTCAGCCATGCCGACCTGTTCTGA
- a CDS encoding dicarboxylate/amino acid:cation symporter, translating into MKLVSAWLRIPFWQRVVGGFVLGALAGWAFGPAAETWFGPLGELYVTLIKMIAVPLVFFAVINAISSLHGQKSVAALSGRTFLWFIITAALAVCVGLGVGTVLQPGAGGLQLSMANNYVPREVPSVVQVLLDVVPSNVFYALSGIGTKVNAAGETVLAAGRGSILPVIFFAGLVGFAIVKLGEKVTEARRLVGQMSDIMIQVTRFVLEVTPIGTFGLIAGLVGSYGFEKLLPLGHFVLALYVACALHIVVVYSALLLSHGLNPLKFFRGAAPGMQVAFVSSSSFAAMPVALRSITHNLGVNKDYGSFAVPLGASIKMDGCGAIYPALCAVFIAQYSGVPLTPEQYVVVLIASVLGSFGTAGVPGTAVIMATVVLSAANLPLETIGYLYAIDRILDMMRTMTNVTGQMLVPVLVAKETGLLDQSVYDNPSTNVGLDDPDPTPPRS; encoded by the coding sequence ATGAAGCTGGTCTCTGCCTGGCTGCGGATTCCATTCTGGCAGCGCGTGGTCGGTGGCTTCGTGCTCGGCGCGCTGGCGGGCTGGGCGTTTGGCCCGGCTGCTGAAACGTGGTTCGGCCCGCTCGGCGAACTGTACGTCACCCTCATCAAGATGATCGCCGTGCCGCTGGTGTTCTTTGCGGTCATCAATGCCATCTCTTCGCTGCACGGCCAGAAATCGGTCGCCGCGCTCAGTGGCCGCACGTTCCTGTGGTTCATCATCACGGCCGCGCTGGCGGTGTGCGTGGGCCTGGGAGTGGGCACGGTGCTGCAGCCGGGTGCGGGTGGCCTGCAGCTGTCGATGGCCAACAACTACGTGCCGCGCGAAGTGCCCAGCGTGGTGCAGGTGCTGCTGGATGTGGTGCCGTCCAACGTGTTCTACGCACTGTCGGGCATCGGCACCAAGGTCAATGCCGCTGGCGAGACCGTGCTGGCGGCCGGCCGTGGTTCGATCCTGCCGGTGATCTTCTTCGCCGGCCTGGTGGGCTTTGCCATCGTCAAGCTCGGCGAGAAGGTGACCGAGGCGCGCAGGCTGGTCGGCCAGATGAGCGACATCATGATCCAGGTGACCCGCTTCGTGCTGGAAGTCACCCCGATCGGTACGTTCGGCCTGATCGCCGGCCTGGTCGGCAGCTATGGCTTCGAGAAGCTGCTGCCGCTGGGCCACTTCGTGCTGGCCCTGTACGTCGCCTGCGCGCTGCACATCGTGGTGGTCTACAGCGCGCTGCTGCTGTCGCACGGGCTCAATCCGCTGAAGTTCTTCCGGGGTGCCGCGCCGGGCATGCAGGTGGCCTTCGTCAGTTCGTCCAGCTTCGCCGCGATGCCGGTGGCGCTGCGCTCGATCACCCACAACCTGGGCGTGAACAAGGACTACGGCTCCTTCGCGGTGCCGCTGGGTGCAAGCATCAAGATGGACGGCTGTGGTGCGATCTATCCGGCGTTGTGTGCGGTGTTCATTGCCCAGTACAGCGGCGTGCCGCTGACGCCCGAGCAGTACGTGGTGGTGCTGATCGCTTCGGTGCTGGGCAGCTTCGGCACGGCCGGCGTGCCGGGCACGGCGGTCATCATGGCTACCGTGGTGCTGAGCGCGGCCAACCTGCCGCTGGAAACCATTGGTTACCTGTATGCCATTGACCGCATCCTGGACATGATGCGCACGATGACCAATGTGACCGGACAGATGCTGGTACCGGTACTGGTGGCCAAGGAAACGGGTCTGCTTGACCAGTCTGTGTATGACAACCCGTCCACCAATGTCGGTCTGGATGACCCCGATCCGACGCCGCCGCGTAGCTGA
- a CDS encoding alkaline phosphatase, with protein MRRSVSLLAACATTLLLGACASTSPASAPAGLKVAVDPVAHPAGETSQWWYRSGAAQAAANGAMSGKAKNVILFLGDGMSLTTVAASRIYEGQQKGGSGEENLLSWERFPATAFSKTYNTDSQTPDSAGTMTAITTGVKTHMGAIGVSAGNRSDCADSLNKGLLTWLQLADSAGLATGIVSTARLTHATPAATYAHSPERNWENDTDLTDAAKAAGCKDIAQQLLSTSRYGRGPLVALGGGRGEFTTVEERDPEYDDKVGQRLDGRSLVQEWQQAHPQGAYVWNSKQLAAAATAPAILGLFEPDHMRYEYERPQDPAGEPSLAELTAAAIKNLSQHQEGYVLMIEGARIDHANHSGNAYRALTETVALSDAVRVANELTSADDTLIIVTADHSHTLNFVGYPARGNPILGKVKDKGGEDGAGKLDDALDGNGQPYTTLSYANGPGYTGATNQQPAGAKRYPHNPSSFEPATGRPDLHAVDTQHPDYMQEALVPMKSESHGGEDVGIWARGPGSKAIRGTLEQNAIYHMIVQATPALRERLCQAGTCDAQGVPVQLPAPTKFERKAEAQ; from the coding sequence ATGCGTCGTTCCGTCTCCCTGTTGGCCGCCTGCGCCACCACGCTTCTGCTCGGCGCCTGCGCCAGCACCTCCCCCGCCTCCGCCCCGGCCGGCCTGAAGGTCGCCGTTGATCCCGTGGCCCATCCGGCCGGCGAGACCTCGCAGTGGTGGTACCGCAGCGGTGCAGCCCAGGCGGCCGCCAATGGCGCGATGTCCGGCAAGGCGAAGAATGTCATCCTGTTCCTGGGCGACGGCATGAGCCTGACCACGGTGGCCGCCTCGCGCATCTACGAAGGCCAGCAGAAGGGCGGATCGGGCGAAGAGAACCTGCTGTCCTGGGAGCGCTTCCCGGCCACGGCGTTCAGCAAGACCTACAACACCGATTCGCAGACGCCGGATTCGGCGGGCACGATGACCGCCATCACCACCGGCGTGAAAACCCACATGGGCGCGATCGGTGTCAGCGCCGGCAACCGCAGCGATTGCGCCGACAGCCTGAACAAGGGACTGCTGACCTGGCTGCAGCTGGCCGACAGCGCCGGCCTGGCCACCGGCATCGTCTCCACCGCGCGCCTGACCCATGCCACCCCGGCGGCCACCTACGCGCACTCGCCCGAGCGCAACTGGGAGAACGACACCGACCTGACCGACGCGGCCAAGGCTGCCGGCTGCAAGGACATCGCCCAGCAGCTGCTGTCGACCTCGCGCTATGGCCGTGGCCCGCTGGTTGCCCTTGGCGGCGGTCGCGGCGAGTTCACCACCGTGGAAGAGCGCGACCCCGAGTACGACGACAAGGTTGGCCAGCGCCTGGATGGGCGCAGCCTGGTGCAGGAATGGCAGCAGGCACATCCGCAGGGTGCCTACGTCTGGAACAGCAAGCAGCTTGCGGCCGCAGCCACCGCACCGGCGATCCTCGGCCTGTTCGAGCCCGACCACATGCGCTACGAATACGAGCGCCCGCAGGATCCGGCCGGCGAGCCGAGCCTGGCCGAGCTGACCGCTGCGGCCATCAAGAACCTCTCGCAGCACCAGGAAGGCTACGTGCTGATGATTGAAGGCGCGCGCATCGACCACGCCAACCACAGCGGCAACGCCTACCGTGCGCTGACCGAAACGGTGGCGCTGTCCGACGCGGTGCGCGTGGCCAACGAACTGACCTCGGCCGATGACACCCTGATCATCGTCACGGCCGACCATTCGCACACGCTCAACTTCGTCGGCTACCCGGCACGCGGCAACCCGATCCTGGGCAAGGTGAAGGACAAGGGCGGCGAAGACGGCGCCGGCAAGCTGGACGATGCACTGGACGGCAACGGTCAGCCGTACACCACGCTGAGCTATGCCAACGGCCCCGGCTACACCGGTGCGACGAACCAGCAGCCGGCCGGTGCCAAGCGTTACCCGCACAACCCGAGCAGCTTCGAGCCGGCCACTGGCCGCCCGGACCTGCATGCCGTGGACACCCAGCACCCGGACTACATGCAGGAAGCACTGGTGCCGATGAAGTCCGAATCGCACGGCGGTGAAGACGTGGGTATCTGGGCACGTGGCCCGGGCAGCAAGGCCATCCGCGGCACCCTGGAACAGAACGCGATCTACCACATGATCGTGCAGGCCACCCCGGCCCTGCGCGAGCGCCTTTGCCAGGCCGGCACCTGCGACGCGCAGGGCGTGCCGGTGCAGCTGCCTGCACCGACCAAGTTCGAGCGCAAGGCCGAGGCGCAGTGA
- a CDS encoding WG repeat-containing protein: MTGLPDLSGGRLVRSLVLCSLLASSAVLAQAPVCRQLTEEDGLRALPGCEVDGQQVKISAEALKTLTYDEDGLAVVHAGDGFHYVDRTGRSLPVLTWDNGAESPQEGLLRGRVGDRVGYFDLQFRQVIPALFDFAWPFEDGVAEVCNGCRRGTPDGDGHTPMEGGEWFRIDRSGRRVK; this comes from the coding sequence GTGACGGGTCTGCCGGACCTCAGCGGCGGCCGCCTCGTGCGGTCGCTGGTGCTGTGCAGCCTGCTCGCCAGCAGCGCTGTACTGGCACAGGCACCCGTGTGCAGGCAGCTGACTGAAGAGGATGGCCTGCGGGCCCTGCCCGGCTGCGAAGTGGACGGGCAGCAGGTGAAGATCAGCGCCGAAGCACTGAAGACGCTGACGTACGACGAGGATGGACTGGCGGTGGTGCATGCCGGCGACGGCTTCCATTACGTGGATCGCACCGGCCGCAGCCTGCCGGTGCTGACCTGGGACAACGGTGCGGAATCGCCGCAGGAAGGCCTGTTGCGCGGGCGCGTGGGTGACCGTGTTGGTTACTTCGATCTGCAGTTCCGGCAGGTGATTCCCGCGCTGTTTGATTTCGCGTGGCCGTTCGAGGACGGCGTAGCGGAGGTCTGCAACGGGTGCCGGCGTGGCACGCCCGATGGCGATGGGCATACGCCGATGGAAGGCGGCGAGTGGTTCCGCATCGACCGCTCGGGGCGCCGGGTCAAATAG
- a CDS encoding farnesyl diphosphate synthase, translated as MTAEAQFARWRDRIESQLDAALPSPADAPQRLHQAMRYSVLGGGKRMRPLLVYASGQLFGAPLDQLDAAAMAVEMIHAYSLVHDDLPAMDDDALRRGKPTTHIAFDEATAILAGDALQTRAFGLLADAPLPASLRVACLQTLAHASGASGMCGGQALDIDATGQQQSLAALTRMHALKTGALIRAAVRMGALCGQAPEAQLAQLDDFADALGLAFQVRDDILDVEASSEQLGKTAGKDQAQEKSTFPALLGMDGAKAHLRELAARMQSVLAGYGEEADALRALATLAVERDH; from the coding sequence ATGACGGCTGAAGCGCAGTTCGCCCGCTGGCGCGACCGTATCGAAAGCCAGCTCGACGCCGCCCTTCCCTCGCCGGCCGACGCACCGCAACGCCTGCACCAGGCGATGCGCTATTCGGTGCTGGGCGGTGGCAAGCGCATGCGCCCGCTGCTGGTGTATGCCAGCGGCCAGCTGTTCGGCGCACCGCTGGACCAGCTCGATGCCGCCGCCATGGCGGTGGAGATGATCCACGCCTATTCGCTGGTGCATGACGACCTGCCGGCGATGGACGACGACGCCCTGCGCCGCGGCAAGCCCACCACCCACATCGCCTTCGACGAGGCCACCGCGATCCTCGCCGGCGATGCCCTGCAGACCCGTGCGTTCGGCCTGCTGGCCGATGCGCCACTGCCGGCCAGCCTGCGCGTGGCCTGCCTGCAGACCCTGGCCCATGCTTCCGGTGCATCCGGCATGTGCGGCGGCCAGGCACTGGATATCGATGCCACTGGCCAGCAGCAGTCGCTGGCCGCGCTCACCCGCATGCACGCCCTGAAGACCGGCGCCCTGATCCGCGCAGCGGTACGCATGGGCGCGCTGTGCGGCCAGGCGCCGGAAGCACAGCTGGCCCAGCTGGATGACTTTGCCGATGCACTCGGCCTGGCCTTCCAGGTCCGCGATGACATCCTCGATGTCGAAGCCAGTTCGGAACAGCTTGGCAAGACCGCCGGCAAGGACCAGGCGCAGGAAAAGAGCACGTTCCCAGCACTGCTGGGCATGGACGGCGCCAAGGCGCACCTGCGCGAATTGGCAGCACGCATGCAGTCGGTGCTGGCCGGCTACGGTGAAGAGGCCGACGCGCTGCGTGCACTGGCAACACTCGCGGTGGAACGCGACCACTGA
- a CDS encoding sigma-54 dependent transcriptional regulator, producing MAASLQVPSRCVIWFGQPLAGERDALAAAGWQLRCVSPSPAMAVGLRGRDHLVAVLDLRHLDADALQPMLPWVEQHRHLPWLAVLPAGLDAPPPSWAPLLRACHDQFTLPRELPDLLTAMQRECGEDDPPTAAIRAGGGLPALIGDSPALLTVRAALHKFAPVELPVLVTGETGTGKELAAQALHALSGRAGRPFLAVNCGAIPANLVQSELFGHERGAFTGAAQRRVGLFETADGGTVFLDEVGDLPADAQTSLLRVLQEGTLERVGSNQPLRVDVRVLAATHVDLEQAVAQGRFRRDLYYRLNVLRLPMPALRDRGNDVLLLAEHFLRSFRSRHPGRARGFDPGARLAMRHFDWPGNVRELLNRVQRAAIVSEHELIAAADLDLADAEHPAPRAMLQDARGQVERDVLLRTLKMHGYNVSACARHMQVSRVTVYRLCRKHQLELPPER from the coding sequence ATGGCGGCAAGCCTGCAGGTTCCATCACGCTGTGTAATCTGGTTCGGCCAGCCCCTGGCGGGCGAGCGCGATGCGCTGGCGGCCGCCGGCTGGCAGCTGCGCTGTGTCAGCCCATCGCCTGCGATGGCCGTCGGCCTGCGCGGCCGCGACCATCTGGTGGCGGTGCTGGACCTGCGCCACCTCGATGCGGACGCGCTGCAGCCGATGCTGCCGTGGGTCGAACAGCATCGTCACCTTCCTTGGCTGGCCGTACTGCCGGCCGGCTTGGACGCGCCGCCGCCGAGCTGGGCTCCCCTGCTCCGCGCCTGCCATGACCAGTTCACCCTGCCCCGCGAGCTGCCGGACCTGCTGACGGCCATGCAGCGCGAATGCGGCGAGGATGACCCGCCGACGGCAGCGATCCGCGCGGGCGGCGGCCTGCCAGCGCTGATCGGCGACAGTCCGGCCCTGCTGACGGTACGGGCCGCCCTGCACAAGTTCGCTCCGGTAGAGCTGCCGGTGCTGGTGACCGGCGAAACCGGTACCGGCAAGGAACTGGCTGCGCAGGCCCTGCATGCTTTGTCCGGACGCGCCGGCCGGCCCTTCCTGGCGGTCAACTGCGGAGCCATTCCGGCCAACCTGGTGCAGTCGGAGCTGTTCGGCCACGAACGCGGCGCCTTCACCGGGGCCGCGCAACGCCGGGTCGGCCTGTTCGAGACTGCCGATGGCGGCACGGTCTTCCTGGACGAGGTGGGCGATCTGCCCGCCGACGCACAGACCAGCCTGCTGCGGGTGCTGCAGGAAGGCACGCTGGAGCGGGTGGGCAGCAACCAGCCACTGCGGGTGGATGTGCGCGTGCTGGCGGCGACCCACGTCGATCTGGAGCAGGCGGTGGCCCAGGGGCGGTTCCGCCGCGACCTGTATTACCGTCTCAACGTGCTGCGGCTGCCGATGCCGGCGCTGCGCGATCGTGGCAACGACGTGCTGCTGCTGGCCGAACACTTCCTGCGCAGCTTCCGCAGCCGCCACCCGGGCCGCGCCCGTGGCTTCGACCCCGGCGCGCGCCTGGCCATGCGCCACTTCGACTGGCCCGGCAATGTGCGCGAACTGTTGAACCGGGTGCAGCGCGCGGCGATCGTCAGCGAACACGAGCTGATCGCCGCCGCCGATCTGGATCTGGCCGACGCAGAGCACCCGGCCCCACGTGCGATGCTGCAGGACGCCCGCGGCCAGGTCGAGCGCGATGTGCTGCTGCGGACGCTGAAAATGCATGGCTACAACGTATCGGCCTGCGCGCGGCACATGCAGGTTTCGCGGGTCACTGTGTACCGGCTGTGCCGGAAGCATCAGCTGGAGCTGCCGCCGGAGCGGTAG
- the tilS gene encoding tRNA lysidine(34) synthetase TilS: MSTFPTLVTLESPLLVAYSGGLDSTVLLHWLQRCAQASGTPLRAVHVHHGLQARADDWVRQCQQHCDALGIELAVHRVQVDTASGLGLEGAARQARRAAFAAELREGETLALAQHQDDQAETFLLRALRSSGIDGLAAMAVDSRLHDHRLWRPLLHTARDALRDYAQTHALRWIEDPSNGEDHADRNFLRLHVMPLLRQRWPQAAAALSGSAGHCAQTRALLDEEDAELIAHLELAPRVLSLELLRQVSPARGARVLRAWVRAHGAAPLPATVLRQLQQELLAAPGDRQAQVRWQDHAIQQWRGHAYLLPAVLPALPTDWQATWDGQAPLPLPDGGQLRLLGGATFSQPLTVRARQGGERILLPGRTHSHALKDCLQREHLAPWRRAQLPLLFDGAQLLAAADVVVSASLQAWLQDHDAQLQWRPGGW; this comes from the coding sequence GTGAGTACCTTCCCTACGCTCGTCACGCTGGAATCGCCGCTGCTCGTCGCCTACAGCGGCGGCCTGGATTCGACCGTGCTGCTGCACTGGCTGCAGCGCTGCGCGCAGGCCAGCGGCACACCGCTCCGCGCCGTGCATGTGCACCACGGCCTGCAGGCCCGCGCCGATGACTGGGTGCGGCAGTGCCAGCAGCACTGCGATGCGCTGGGCATCGAACTGGCCGTGCATCGCGTGCAGGTCGATACCGCTTCGGGCCTGGGCCTGGAAGGTGCCGCCCGACAGGCACGGCGTGCGGCGTTTGCCGCTGAACTTCGCGAAGGCGAAACGCTGGCGCTGGCCCAGCACCAGGACGACCAGGCCGAAACCTTCCTGCTGCGCGCCCTGCGCAGCTCCGGCATCGATGGCCTGGCCGCGATGGCCGTCGACAGCCGCCTGCACGACCACCGCCTGTGGCGGCCGCTGCTGCACACCGCACGCGACGCGCTGCGCGACTACGCACAGACACACGCCCTGCGCTGGATCGAAGACCCCAGCAACGGCGAGGACCACGCCGACCGCAACTTCCTGCGCCTGCACGTGATGCCGCTGCTGCGCCAACGCTGGCCGCAGGCGGCCGCCGCACTGTCCGGCAGCGCGGGGCACTGCGCACAGACCCGCGCATTGCTGGACGAGGAAGATGCCGAACTGATCGCCCACCTGGAACTTGCGCCCCGCGTGCTGTCGCTGGAACTGCTGCGCCAGGTGTCGCCCGCGCGGGGTGCGCGCGTGCTGCGTGCCTGGGTGCGCGCGCATGGCGCAGCCCCCTTGCCGGCCACGGTGCTGCGACAACTGCAGCAGGAACTGCTGGCAGCACCCGGCGATCGCCAGGCACAGGTGCGCTGGCAGGACCATGCCATCCAGCAGTGGCGCGGGCACGCCTACCTGCTGCCGGCGGTGCTGCCGGCGCTGCCGACTGACTGGCAGGCCACCTGGGATGGCCAGGCCCCGTTGCCGCTGCCGGATGGTGGGCAGCTGCGCCTGCTTGGCGGCGCGACCTTCTCCCAGCCGCTGACGGTGCGTGCACGGCAGGGCGGCGAGCGCATCCTGCTGCCCGGCCGCACCCATTCACACGCACTGAAGGACTGCCTGCAGCGTGAACACCTGGCGCCCTGGCGGCGTGCGCAGCTGCCGCTGCTGTTCGACGGCGCGCAGCTGCTGGCCGCGGCCGACGTGGTCGTTTCCGCATCGCTGCAGGCGTGGCTGCAGGACCACGATGCGCAGCTGCAGTGGCGACCCGGCGGCTGGTGA
- a CDS encoding adhesin, protein MKATVKQSLLAMAIASASTAAAANGWDNQNASANINHNHVVTETRNDTHNHTDNEVRNWTRTNTTVRSNTDTSNVTRNRTVNEQVQKHSNIQADERKEKNNHGVDVNLEKDLRLSSDVNFSGDPTITGDIDLDSAAIAVIDNRQSVSNNVGSNSLVTNSASIADEVGSGASGNLGFNVAAGDNNAQDNAASLSAADASFSFGMADAEVFVNQAGMGNVTMNSGVTNAASLGGNAFGGASGNIGVNIASGNNNEQKNALAASVATSAIAQSSISSNQISSGNAVSNAGFVQSYTDTVEVGMSGGVGGLTLAYGAGTYSGRGNAYQMANYYLDTWDGDLPHPDGNSTGHIDLDNEIQNATPNPYRQGVGGLGFDTRESGTSQFVELGIADLYASLSGTVTTTRWVNVNATNTSALSGSAFSGASGNIGVNVASGTGNLQANSLALAVAQPSTGGGGGTGGGE, encoded by the coding sequence ATGAAAGCGACCGTCAAACAGTCTCTGCTCGCCATGGCAATTGCTTCTGCCTCGACCGCTGCTGCGGCCAACGGCTGGGACAACCAGAACGCCAGCGCGAACATCAACCACAACCATGTCGTGACCGAGACCCGCAACGACACCCACAACCACACCGACAACGAGGTCCGCAACTGGACCCGTACCAACACCACGGTACGCAGCAACACCGATACCTCCAACGTGACCCGCAACCGCACGGTCAACGAGCAGGTACAGAAGCACAGCAACATCCAGGCCGACGAGCGCAAGGAAAAGAACAACCACGGCGTCGACGTGAACCTGGAAAAGGATCTGCGCCTGAGCAGTGACGTGAACTTCTCCGGCGATCCGACCATCACCGGTGACATCGACCTGGATTCGGCCGCCATTGCGGTCATCGACAACCGCCAGTCGGTCAGCAACAACGTAGGCTCCAACAGCCTGGTCACCAACAGTGCGTCCATCGCGGACGAGGTCGGTTCCGGTGCCTCCGGCAACCTTGGCTTCAACGTCGCGGCCGGTGACAACAACGCGCAGGACAACGCCGCTTCGCTGTCCGCCGCTGATGCGTCCTTCAGCTTCGGCATGGCCGACGCAGAAGTGTTCGTCAACCAGGCCGGCATGGGCAACGTCACCATGAACTCCGGCGTCACCAACGCCGCCAGCCTCGGTGGCAATGCCTTCGGTGGCGCGTCGGGCAACATCGGCGTGAACATCGCCTCGGGCAACAACAACGAGCAGAAGAACGCGCTCGCTGCTTCGGTGGCCACCAGTGCGATTGCCCAGTCCAGCATCAGCTCCAACCAGATCTCCAGCGGCAACGCGGTGTCCAATGCCGGCTTCGTGCAGTCCTACACCGACACCGTGGAAGTGGGCATGAGCGGTGGCGTGGGCGGCCTGACCCTGGCCTATGGCGCCGGTACCTACAGTGGCCGGGGCAATGCCTACCAGATGGCGAACTACTACCTCGACACTTGGGATGGCGACCTGCCGCATCCGGATGGCAACAGCACTGGGCACATCGATCTGGACAACGAGATCCAGAACGCCACCCCGAACCCGTACCGGCAGGGCGTCGGTGGCCTGGGCTTCGATACGCGTGAAAGCGGCACCAGCCAGTTCGTCGAGCTGGGCATTGCCGACCTGTACGCCAGCCTGAGCGGTACCGTCACGACCACCCGCTGGGTGAACGTGAATGCGACCAACACCTCGGCGCTGTCGGGCAGTGCGTTCTCGGGCGCCTCGGGCAACATCGGCGTGAACGTCGCTTCGGGCACCGGCAACCTGCAGGCCAACAGCCTGGCCCTGGCCGTGGCACAGCCGAGCACCGGCGGTGGCGGCGGCACCGGCGGCGGCGAGTAA
- a CDS encoding exodeoxyribonuclease VII small subunit translates to MAKKSPENASPVAQFEQSLESLEQLVEQMETGELSLEASLSAYERGVGLYRQCQQALEQAELRVRLLSDPAQPDTAEPFDPPSHDG, encoded by the coding sequence ATGGCCAAGAAGTCCCCCGAAAACGCCTCCCCTGTTGCCCAGTTCGAGCAGTCGCTCGAATCGCTGGAACAGCTGGTGGAGCAGATGGAAACCGGCGAGCTGAGCCTGGAAGCTTCGCTCAGTGCTTACGAACGCGGCGTCGGTCTGTACCGCCAGTGCCAGCAGGCGCTGGAGCAGGCCGAACTGCGCGTGCGCCTGCTCAGCGATCCGGCCCAGCCCGACACCGCAGAACCCTTCGACCCGCCCAGCCATGACGGCTGA
- a CDS encoding transporter, giving the protein MHTYLRLTPLALAALAANAFAQQPAAEAKDGADVQALITQLEQLKANYAQEVRRLRELDMQVQAMQARLSGRAGAATAPAAPLAPAAAAAAPPSSEGYASTAAEAQQAKQEARRSVDDVKQQQAALFSRKFTLENSLTYARYDRKQLTLNGFLALDAIFLGNIAIENVESDSLTYNLAARWGVSPNLTLNMDVPYLARRTVYQKGGAGGAAAAIGQEETNGNGLGDVSMSANYRLFGERGWRPETVLTGGVTAPTGRAPYGLDWKVIERDDDDYIRFAVPREQPTGNGVWQANLGVSMVKTADPAILFANAGYIHSFPRGFDDIDSNPDTMNPGDVKLGGSVYFGAGVAFAFNERTSLSISFSDKISARASTRFQGGQWVKVIGSDANAASLNLGVTYALNQHATMVTLLGIGLTPDAPDFTLSFKVPYML; this is encoded by the coding sequence ATGCACACCTATTTGCGGCTTACCCCGCTGGCGCTGGCGGCGCTGGCGGCCAACGCCTTCGCCCAGCAACCGGCGGCGGAGGCCAAGGACGGTGCCGACGTACAGGCACTGATCACCCAGCTCGAACAGCTCAAGGCCAACTACGCGCAGGAAGTGCGCCGCCTGCGCGAGCTGGACATGCAGGTACAGGCCATGCAGGCACGCCTGAGCGGACGTGCCGGCGCCGCCACGGCTCCGGCCGCACCCCTGGCTCCAGCGGCCGCCGCCGCTGCGCCGCCCAGCAGCGAGGGCTATGCCAGCACCGCTGCCGAGGCCCAGCAGGCCAAGCAGGAAGCGCGGCGCAGCGTGGATGATGTGAAGCAGCAGCAGGCAGCACTTTTCTCGCGGAAGTTCACCCTGGAAAACAGCCTCACCTACGCGCGCTATGACCGCAAGCAGCTCACCCTCAACGGCTTTCTTGCGCTGGATGCGATCTTCCTGGGCAACATCGCCATCGAAAACGTAGAGTCCGATTCGCTGACCTACAATCTGGCCGCGCGCTGGGGTGTCAGCCCGAACCTGACGTTGAACATGGATGTGCCCTACCTGGCACGGCGCACGGTCTACCAGAAGGGTGGTGCAGGCGGTGCTGCGGCGGCCATCGGGCAGGAAGAAACCAATGGCAACGGGCTGGGCGATGTCAGCATGAGCGCCAATTACCGCCTGTTCGGCGAGCGCGGCTGGCGCCCGGAAACGGTGCTGACCGGTGGCGTCACCGCACCGACCGGCCGCGCACCCTATGGCCTGGACTGGAAGGTGATCGAGCGCGATGACGATGACTACATCCGCTTCGCGGTGCCGCGCGAACAGCCCACCGGCAATGGTGTGTGGCAGGCCAACCTCGGCGTCTCGATGGTGAAGACCGCCGATCCGGCGATCCTGTTTGCCAACGCCGGCTACATCCATTCCTTCCCGCGCGGTTTCGACGATATCGACAGCAACCCGGACACCATGAACCCCGGTGACGTCAAGCTGGGCGGCTCGGTGTACTTCGGCGCGGGCGTGGCCTTCGCCTTCAACGAGCGCACCAGCCTGAGCATTTCCTTCAGCGACAAGATCAGCGCACGTGCCTCGACTCGGTTCCAGGGCGGGCAATGGGTGAAGGTGATCGGCAGTGATGCCAACGCGGCATCGCTCAACCTGGGCGTGACCTACGCGCTGAACCAGCACGCGACGATGGTGACACTGCTCGGCATCGGGCTGACCCCGGATGCACCGGACTTCACGCTGTCGTTCAAGGTGCCGTACATGTTGTAG